Proteins encoded by one window of Halorubrum ruber:
- a CDS encoding DUF7266 family protein, translated as MRDRSGGSDRAVSVTVGYVMTLAISTLLLSGLFVAGGSFVETQRERAAQGELTVVGERIAADIGTVDRLVATAESRENLTVDRPLTLPNRVSGTGYRIRIAANGTQGTIALESEQTDATVEVPFRTSEDVAVRNTTVDGGSLRISWESDAGPEGDGELVVSER; from the coding sequence ATGCGTGACCGCTCGGGCGGGTCGGACCGCGCCGTGTCGGTCACCGTCGGCTACGTGATGACGCTCGCGATCTCGACGCTGCTGCTCTCAGGGCTGTTCGTCGCGGGTGGCTCGTTCGTCGAGACACAGCGCGAGCGCGCGGCGCAGGGAGAGCTCACCGTCGTCGGCGAGCGGATCGCGGCCGACATCGGCACCGTCGACAGGCTCGTCGCGACCGCGGAGTCTCGGGAGAACCTCACGGTCGACCGACCGCTAACCCTCCCGAACAGGGTGTCCGGGACCGGCTATCGGATACGGATCGCCGCGAACGGCACCCAAGGGACGATCGCGCTCGAAAGCGAGCAGACCGACGCGACCGTGGAAGTCCCCTTCCGCACGAGCGAGGACGTCGCGGTCCGAAACACGACCGTTGACGGTGGGAGCCTCCGGATCTCGTGGGAGTCGGACGCCGGGCCCGAGGGCGACGGCGAACTGGTGGTGAGCGAGCGATGA
- a CDS encoding DUF7287 family protein: MSGDRAQTVLDFVVGMSVFLVAVGFTFAFVPSLLEPYAVGEGATVIVAERGAARLAESSLAEPSLAGAGSTATLSHACTIAFFDGTDPETASEESDCAWTANADDLHAELGVDDQRGLNLTVTQHGAIERLDPDDGTAVPMRAGPAPPGGTSVSSASRIVTIDDPEDGDPPETYRLTLRVW, encoded by the coding sequence ATGTCGGGTGACCGCGCGCAGACGGTCCTCGACTTCGTCGTCGGGATGTCGGTGTTCCTCGTCGCGGTCGGATTCACCTTCGCGTTCGTCCCCTCTCTCTTGGAGCCGTACGCCGTCGGCGAGGGAGCGACCGTCATCGTCGCCGAGCGCGGGGCGGCGCGGCTCGCGGAGTCGTCGCTCGCGGAGCCCTCGCTCGCTGGGGCGGGCTCGACCGCGACGCTGTCGCACGCGTGTACCATCGCGTTCTTCGACGGGACGGACCCCGAGACGGCGAGCGAGGAGTCGGACTGCGCGTGGACGGCGAACGCCGACGACCTCCACGCGGAACTCGGCGTCGACGACCAGCGCGGGCTCAACCTCACGGTCACGCAGCACGGAGCGATAGAGAGGCTGGACCCCGACGACGGGACCGCCGTCCCGATGCGCGCCGGCCCCGCGCCGCCCGGCGGAACGAGCGTCTCGTCGGCGAGCCGTATCGTCACCATTGACGACCCCGAAGACGGGGACCCGCCGGAGACCTACCGGCTCACGCTGCGGGTGTGGTGA
- a CDS encoding DUF7288 family protein, with amino-acid sequence MFVEHLPDDRGQAHTLEAFTAALLLVTGLIFATQATAVTPLSASTSNQHVENQAEIAAGDLLATTEASGNLSAALLHYDNGSFVGATDAGGYAGVPPASHPLHEPLTEAFGDRQIAFDIDVYYPDNSSDGTGDVAMVDMGSPSDNAATASTRVTLYGDDRFGADDQHVLAEDGPGRGYFADPVDGDGEVLYTVVEVRITAWQM; translated from the coding sequence ATGTTCGTCGAACACCTCCCGGACGACCGGGGACAAGCGCACACCTTAGAGGCGTTCACGGCGGCGCTGCTCTTAGTCACCGGGCTCATCTTCGCGACGCAGGCGACGGCCGTCACGCCGCTGTCGGCGAGCACGTCGAACCAGCACGTCGAGAACCAGGCCGAGATCGCCGCGGGGGACCTGTTGGCGACGACCGAAGCGAGCGGAAACCTCTCTGCGGCGCTTCTACACTACGACAACGGAAGCTTCGTCGGCGCGACCGACGCGGGCGGCTACGCGGGGGTCCCGCCGGCGTCGCACCCGCTCCACGAACCGCTGACGGAGGCGTTCGGCGATCGGCAGATCGCGTTCGACATCGACGTCTACTACCCGGACAACAGCAGCGACGGGACGGGCGACGTCGCGATGGTCGACATGGGGTCGCCGAGCGACAACGCGGCGACCGCGAGCACGCGCGTGACGCTGTACGGCGACGACCGGTTCGGCGCCGACGACCAACACGTCCTCGCCGAGGACGGTCCCGGCAGGGGGTATTTCGCCGACCCGGTCGACGGGGACGGGGAGGTCCTGTACACGGTCGTGGAGGTGCGAATCACCGCATGGCAGATGTGA
- a CDS encoding DUF7289 family protein translates to MRGADPDGGSLSGETDGGFLSADRGVSETVGFVLVFALITSTIAVTFTVGLGGLEDAQLAERDNNVERAFDVLHDNFNDLSRDGVPSRSTELRLGGGELAFDDESEFRLNGTGFESQVIEGGSLTYRGAGDTRIVYENGAVFRMDGDNGVMIREPDLLIGDTIVYSLYGLNGPAESVSGERTVLVVGERTDREVAADDQTAAENVTLDINSTQAIVWERYYSDLAAEHEQVNVTTNGSADLSVTFVAEEYDRLLVHRTAARVEFSD, encoded by the coding sequence ATGAGGGGCGCTGACCCCGACGGCGGTTCCCTATCGGGGGAAACCGACGGTGGATTCCTGTCCGCCGACCGCGGCGTCAGCGAGACCGTCGGCTTCGTGCTGGTGTTCGCGCTGATCACCTCCACCATCGCCGTGACGTTCACAGTCGGGCTCGGCGGGCTGGAGGATGCCCAGTTGGCCGAGCGGGACAACAACGTCGAGCGCGCGTTCGACGTCCTCCACGACAACTTCAACGACCTCAGCCGGGACGGTGTGCCGAGCCGGTCGACCGAGCTCCGGCTCGGCGGCGGCGAGCTGGCGTTTGACGACGAGTCCGAGTTCCGGCTCAACGGGACGGGATTCGAGTCACAGGTTATCGAGGGGGGATCCCTCACGTACCGGGGCGCCGGCGACACCCGGATCGTCTACGAGAACGGCGCGGTGTTCCGGATGGACGGCGACAACGGCGTAATGATCAGGGAACCCGATCTCCTGATCGGCGACACGATCGTCTACTCGCTGTACGGACTCAACGGTCCCGCGGAGTCGGTGAGCGGCGAGCGGACGGTCCTCGTCGTCGGCGAGCGCACGGACCGGGAAGTCGCGGCCGACGACCAGACGGCCGCTGAAAACGTCACGCTCGACATCAACTCCACGCAGGCGATCGTCTGGGAGCGGTACTACAGCGACCTCGCGGCGGAACACGAACAGGTCAACGTGACGACGAACGGCTCCGCGGACCTCTCCGTGACGTTCGTGGCCGAGGAGTACGACCGGTTGCTCGTTCACCGGACCGCCGCCCGCGTCGAGTTCTCCGATTGA
- a CDS encoding DUF7261 family protein, producing MSFPSPLGSGDADRDEDRAQIILITGLTLAVLFVAVVLLLNTVIYTENLATRGADAGGAEAIEFRDGVTEDLAGILHREHRNASDGDVFAEFNASAETYARTVADLRARDGVIADVQVRGSTVEDGYFIAQNESESGFRNMTSSNGSADWTVAGNATLTRNFRLTVDPASLSESTSGAFTVVADGTTGGTNETWSATLTGETDGNLTVTVENATGTTNETFAPRPDGNHTVDFTAGTVNGEPFDALFWAEAVQTESEPHPPYNIRYENGDAAEGTYHLIVDNRDGGADADRSSRPYVTEAVYSVKVEIRHRTPELTYGDVIRLAPGERDA from the coding sequence GTGAGTTTCCCCAGTCCCCTCGGCAGCGGGGACGCCGACCGCGACGAGGACCGAGCGCAGATCATCCTGATCACGGGGCTGACGCTCGCGGTCCTCTTCGTCGCGGTCGTGCTCCTCCTCAACACCGTCATCTACACGGAGAACCTCGCGACACGCGGCGCCGACGCGGGCGGGGCGGAAGCGATCGAGTTCCGCGACGGCGTCACCGAGGACCTCGCTGGGATCTTACACCGCGAACACCGGAACGCGAGCGACGGCGACGTCTTCGCCGAATTCAATGCGAGCGCGGAGACCTACGCCCGGACGGTCGCCGACCTCCGGGCGCGAGACGGGGTGATCGCGGACGTTCAGGTGAGAGGATCCACCGTCGAGGACGGTTACTTCATCGCGCAAAACGAGAGCGAAAGCGGCTTCCGGAACATGACGAGCTCCAACGGATCGGCCGACTGGACCGTCGCGGGCAATGCGACCCTGACGCGGAACTTCCGGTTGACGGTCGATCCCGCCTCGCTGTCGGAGTCGACGAGCGGCGCGTTCACCGTCGTGGCCGACGGGACAACCGGGGGCACCAACGAGACGTGGTCGGCGACGCTGACGGGCGAGACCGACGGCAACCTCACCGTGACGGTGGAGAACGCGACCGGGACGACTAACGAGACGTTCGCACCGCGTCCGGACGGGAACCACACGGTCGATTTCACCGCCGGCACGGTCAACGGCGAGCCATTCGACGCACTGTTCTGGGCCGAAGCGGTCCAGACCGAGAGCGAACCACACCCGCCGTACAATATCCGCTACGAGAACGGCGACGCGGCGGAGGGGACGTACCACCTCATCGTCGACAATCGCGACGGTGGTGCGGACGCCGACCGCTCTTCCCGGCCGTACGTCACCGAGGCGGTGTACAGCGTTAAGGTCGAGATCCGCCACCGGACACCGGAGCTGACCTACGGCGACGTGATACGGCTCGCGCCGGGTGAGCGCGATGCGTGA
- a CDS encoding type II secretion system F family protein produces MSLDVDAGDGGVDANVLAELCYPVFELLFDPEGDFVGDVERKLAEARMPDQVEMYVSLALAVGLLVGGSLWALGTLVGYGVFSLGLIAPEALSLGLPAPTPAIKELLRSLVVPTAVLLSGLIFGSIGFAIGFGGLVAVPYSRASARKREINLLLADSVSFMYALSVGGLNQLEILRAMATAEDTYGEVSREFQSIVNETEYFGTDYRNAIRQQSLETPSDELSQFLADMLSIVNSGGDMESFLKDKKEKHLRTSKQEREMTLETLELFGEMYMTLSLFPLLLIIILVIMGMMGEADDRLLYATVYVLIPLVGVGFLVLVSTVKQDEPGDGYLQPDGGSERLRQTSQEGLFHFGLVEAFVGTFGVFDRIRDREGTHKTMEILAAPHLFLRENPLYTLALTVPAALALVVVAAAAGSAPTTFDGWVARPVWSAFVWLYVPLYVVLIPLGFFYEWHQRSRRAVTGKLSETLRKLSSANDTGQTLLESVQTVSETSTGKLAEEFEVIHAKVNYGMSLRDALVEFNNSYAVPRLARTVKLITEAQEASSQITDVLTTAAQASENQDDIERERKSRTRMQVAIIVMTYVTLLGVMAILQTQFIDVMGDLVSQSDGGGGAGFGGGGGGVDPDVLSMLFFHAVTIQAILSGFISGYIRDAELISGVKFAVILMTLALGVWIYVG; encoded by the coding sequence GTGAGCCTCGACGTGGACGCGGGCGACGGCGGCGTCGACGCGAACGTCCTCGCGGAGTTATGTTACCCCGTCTTCGAGCTGCTGTTCGACCCCGAGGGCGACTTCGTCGGGGACGTCGAGCGCAAGCTGGCGGAGGCCCGGATGCCCGATCAGGTCGAGATGTACGTCTCGCTGGCGCTGGCGGTCGGACTGCTGGTCGGCGGGTCGCTCTGGGCGCTCGGCACGCTGGTCGGCTACGGGGTGTTCTCGCTCGGGCTGATCGCCCCCGAGGCGCTCTCGCTCGGACTCCCCGCGCCGACGCCCGCGATTAAGGAACTGCTCCGGTCACTCGTCGTGCCGACGGCGGTGCTTCTCAGCGGGCTGATCTTCGGCTCGATCGGGTTCGCGATCGGGTTCGGCGGCCTCGTCGCGGTCCCGTACTCGCGGGCCTCCGCGCGGAAGCGGGAGATCAACCTCCTGCTCGCGGACTCGGTGTCGTTCATGTACGCCCTCTCCGTCGGCGGGCTCAACCAACTGGAGATCCTGCGCGCAATGGCGACCGCCGAGGACACCTACGGCGAGGTGTCCCGCGAGTTCCAGAGCATCGTCAACGAGACGGAGTACTTCGGGACCGACTACCGGAACGCGATCCGCCAGCAGTCGCTGGAGACCCCCTCCGACGAGCTCTCGCAGTTCCTCGCGGACATGCTCTCGATCGTCAACTCCGGCGGCGACATGGAGAGCTTCCTGAAGGACAAAAAGGAGAAACACCTCCGCACGTCGAAACAGGAGCGCGAGATGACGCTGGAGACCTTAGAGCTGTTCGGCGAGATGTACATGACGCTCTCGCTGTTCCCCCTCCTCCTCATCATCATCCTCGTCATCATGGGAATGATGGGCGAGGCCGACGACCGGCTGCTGTACGCGACCGTCTACGTCCTCATCCCTCTGGTCGGCGTCGGCTTCCTCGTGTTAGTCTCGACGGTGAAACAGGACGAGCCCGGCGACGGCTACCTCCAGCCGGACGGCGGCAGCGAACGGCTCCGACAGACGAGCCAAGAGGGGCTCTTCCACTTCGGACTCGTGGAGGCGTTCGTCGGGACGTTCGGCGTCTTCGACCGCATCCGCGACCGCGAGGGGACCCACAAGACGATGGAGATCCTCGCCGCCCCGCACCTCTTCCTCCGCGAGAACCCGCTGTACACCCTCGCGTTGACCGTGCCCGCGGCGCTCGCGCTCGTCGTCGTCGCGGCCGCGGCCGGCTCGGCGCCGACGACGTTCGACGGGTGGGTCGCCCGCCCGGTGTGGTCGGCGTTCGTCTGGCTCTACGTGCCGCTGTACGTCGTGTTGATCCCGCTCGGGTTCTTCTACGAGTGGCACCAGCGCTCGCGCCGGGCGGTGACCGGAAAGCTCTCCGAGACGCTCAGGAAGCTCTCCTCCGCGAACGACACCGGACAGACGCTGTTGGAGTCCGTCCAGACCGTCTCGGAGACGTCGACCGGGAAGCTCGCCGAGGAGTTCGAGGTGATCCACGCGAAGGTGAACTACGGGATGAGCCTGCGTGACGCCCTCGTGGAGTTCAACAACTCGTACGCGGTGCCCCGGCTCGCGCGGACCGTGAAGCTGATCACCGAGGCGCAGGAGGCCTCCTCGCAGATCACGGACGTGCTGACGACGGCCGCGCAGGCCTCCGAGAACCAGGACGACATCGAACGCGAACGGAAGTCACGGACCCGGATGCAGGTGGCGATCATTGTGATGACGTACGTCACGCTGCTCGGCGTGATGGCCATCCTCCAGACGCAGTTCATCGACGTGATGGGCGACCTGGTCTCGCAGAGCGACGGGGGCGGCGGGGCCGGGTTCGGCGGCGGCGGGGGCGGCGTCGACCCCGACGTGCTCTCGATGCTGTTCTTCCACGCGGTGACGATCCAGGCGATCCTCTCGGGATTCATCAGCGGCTACATCCGCGACGCGGAGCTGATCTCCGGCGTGAAGTTCGCCGTGATCCTGATGACGCTGGCGCTGGGGGTGTGGATCTATGTCGGGTGA
- a CDS encoding DUF7305 domain-containing protein, producing the protein MREQDLAGEAPNQSTGINLSDDQTATIDENTYVDGDVTVSERATLRVTDGATLHIAGSVTVEGDETATLDLDTGSGNVTVLLDEGLDLSGDAAVRASGGGRAELYVDDSITVRDAASVTTAKDTRLDVYNTGEIDLTGPVEIAADGDVANNLWLYSSGDEVEIEGPETDGDRVRFTGVFYAPQSEVELEDQMTIRGSFTFRKFSFDDGDIEIHYDEALRTRQPFDGETVPVVSYLHVSTHGVVVESD; encoded by the coding sequence GTGCGCGAGCAGGACCTCGCGGGCGAGGCGCCGAACCAGTCGACCGGGATCAATCTGTCGGACGATCAGACGGCAACGATAGACGAGAACACGTACGTCGACGGCGACGTCACCGTCTCCGAGCGCGCGACGCTTCGGGTCACCGACGGCGCGACGCTCCACATCGCCGGCTCTGTGACGGTGGAGGGCGACGAGACGGCGACGCTCGACCTCGATACCGGGAGCGGGAACGTTACCGTGCTGCTCGACGAGGGGCTCGACCTCAGCGGCGACGCTGCGGTACGGGCCTCCGGAGGCGGGCGCGCGGAGCTGTACGTCGACGACTCGATCACCGTCCGGGACGCGGCCTCGGTGACGACGGCCAAGGACACGCGCCTCGACGTCTACAACACCGGCGAGATCGATCTGACCGGACCGGTCGAGATCGCCGCCGACGGCGACGTGGCGAACAACCTCTGGCTGTACTCGAGCGGCGACGAGGTCGAGATTGAGGGCCCGGAGACGGACGGCGACCGGGTCCGATTCACCGGCGTCTTCTACGCGCCCCAAAGCGAGGTCGAACTGGAAGACCAGATGACGATCAGGGGATCGTTCACGTTCCGAAAGTTCTCGTTCGACGACGGCGACATCGAGATCCACTACGACGAGGCGCTGCGCACGCGCCAGCCGTTCGATGGCGAGACGGTCCCCGTGGTGAGCTACCTCCACGTCTCCACGCACGGCGTGGTCGTCGAGTCCGACTGA